The region TTCTTCTCTAGAAGCCTCCTCTCTCGGAGACTACGACCGGGATGTTTGCTCAGCCATGGAGGAATTTATAGCTGTTTCAATAAGATTTTCTAAAGTTCTTCAtaagttattttttattcatttcctCCTGACAATtttaccaattttagtattaacaGCAGTTCCCTAATACCCTCCTAACCTTGTCCAATCcaccgcagtgggtatgcgccatcagtgaagggaaaccaaaccaaaccaaaccaaaccaagggCGAGATAATAGTTAGCAATGGTAATTATATGCTCAGGTGTTTGTTCTGTATTGTAGACAAGTCATACAATAATATTATTTTGCAGCCGGCACCTTTCCCTTGCAGAACGTGCGTCTTAGTGCTGCTGTTTCAAGAGTAAGTGACGCCGTGCTATCCAGCTGTTATGGACTGCGTCTCGCTGTATAGTTGTATCGTTGGGGTGACTCATAGGAACAGCTGCTCTGGAAAATCAGCGCGGAAAAGCGCAAGCTATGAATCCTCGACAGCGTGTTGTCGTGTGGATTTCTTTTAACAAGCGCTTACTGCGTTGACACACAGTGAACGTTGGGCAGCCGCGATCGCGCGCTCGTCACCATGGCCAGAGCAGCAACTCAACATCGTGTCTGCAAGAGTTCAAATATTGCTATAGTAGCACGTGCAAGTCTTAGCAGCGAGCGACTGCAGTATTCAAACACCTAGCAGCGCTGGGGCATCATGGGATGGAGCACACGAGCAGATCTCCGAGCATCTTAGTGTACAGCAAATAGCATGGCGCGAACCTTACcagcatagagttaatataaccaactctcgtgaaaaagctccccatagcgacCATGTATTGCaatcgggaaccgcaagggcACTGCCATGAtgctaccctatgcaggcgcgcaggcgcagaccacgagaagcgattcagacgaggtgcgcaatcaacgcgatcccgagcctctgTCGGTATGGCAGCACCATCTAGTTAAgacacctgcaaacgcagcctttcagacactgtaaatttacatcgaaattttctaaatagccatccgatctttctgaaaaatatacggaatgaacttAAAACGTTGTCCGTGtctacgtgctacgtgtaagtgcttgcttttgcataatattttgaatatttttagtgctacaagaatgagtcgtagcaacatggtgGCGCCTATGGGGTTCccacttttttcgcccagcttttcctctagagtcagtatactaactctatgcttACCAGGACAAGTCATGTTCATTATTATACTTGAAAAGATTGGAACATAGGCTATACCTCGGAGATAAAAAGTACACTCAAACTGCTCAAGCACTTGCACTGATAACTAGAAATACATTCAAAAGTATTTAAATCCGCGGCTACAATAAGTCCTGACCACAGTTGTCGGTACTAAAAGAGTGAGTCTGTAAAGCTCGAACTGTTCCATGCATGCCCGGGAGCGAACGTGAAACGTGACATTTAGACCTGCGGAAATTGAACTCTATATGAGGCTCGAAGCGACTCTGACATGGTGATAGAACAATAAAGTTGAATAGAGAATTGCACAGGCGTTATCTAAGCAGGGGCGTATAGCATACCGATTCCTTTCAATTTCCATTCTTTCTGCTCTTCGCATTGACTGCTCGGACACCTCGCCCTCGTTTATCGGGCTGTCGTTGCAATGGGTAATAAGGAAAAGAATAGCATCGATGAAAGCAATTTTTGCATAATGCAGCGTCAGCAATCAGACGCATGCGCACGAGGTCACTGCCAgctttcagtgatgatatttatCGCAACTCCTTTCTGTAGGCACATATACGCGTGATTAGGTGTAGAAGATTTTATCTCTAGTTTCTTCCTTTTGCATTCGCTATTTGTAGTGTCTGTTAGGAGTCACTATAGGGCAGCCACGGCTTACCATCTTACAAACATGCAGCATTTGAAcctttgtgcttcgatgcataaaacagcgttttcttcaaaaagttaactggaacgcccatgcatttttcGGATGCTTTGCAAATTAATAACTCGAAACtcgttcagtcctgagaattcgttccaagtgggttccttgcgaactcagtggttATAATTCgttgattgaaagatgtgccgtaaaataattaattaaaaagttaattagcgtaattatgtcaattattcaattaggcgttttgatttctcgtgaaagtaatggccgtctcatcgagtagtttagatcaaggattataattgtgctatctgccacaggcaacttttaaaatttggtgcagctaataTGAAGCACCCAGTATAGGGCTCACTATATCGCGATTTACAACAAGAAAGGAGGAGTCGTTGCCTCGCTAACATGGCTACCAATAGATAGAGTTGCTGTCAACGGTCAGTGCCCTACAACATAACTagaaccacgaaaaaaaaaacgcctttgCGTTTATGTCTGTGCAACACAGAATGCGCAGCCGAGCTGCCAGACATCATAAAAGGAAATCCGGTTTATTGACTGTTATtcagtagaagaaaaaaaaagcagaagtcGGAACATTTGGCCGTCCACAGTAGTTCAAGGTGAGACTCGGAACATTTACTCAAAATTCGGGACTGTCCCGCTAAATATGTGACGGTTAGCAACCCTACAAGACGGTGcgatgaaatgagaaaatttgtGGAAATAATTGGGGGTCAGCTGGGGCGCTAGACAGGGTTAATTATAGACCActgggagaggccgtcgtcctgcagtgagCATAAATAGACTGATGACGATCATCATCATCTCGCACCAACAACTGTCGTCGAAGCCTCGATTATACTCGTATTTCCTTGTGGAGCGCGCTTTTTCGCGTTGTTTGGCAAGGAGCTGCATGCGTGTTGTGACACAGCCTTGATTATATAAAACTTGGCTACTTGCTCGGTTGCAAAACCGGTTGCAAAACTATAATAACAAATCGTTCCCAATTTATTTCACTTAAGGAAAACGAGCACGATTTATTTGACCACCAAGGAAACCAGCTATGGAAGAGGAGACTTTCAACATGTGTTACAATATGACACTTTTGAAATAGAAAACGAAGGCGTGCGCTTTCCTGGCGTATACAGCGAGGTCAAAGAAGCAAGGATATCAGGTGAGCCATACGAGCTTGGAGACGCTCCAAGGGTCGCGCGTCACGTTCATGGCTTATCTCGGTGGGAAGTTCGCCGGTCTGGCGCGACGCGAGCAGATACATAATCACTGCGCGCTGTCGCAAAGCGCTGTTATGAAACCGGGCTTTTTCCAACCCAGATCGTGCGTGCGCAGGGAACGAAACAACAAAGCTGGCGAAGACAAAACTGAAATTATAATAACGGATAGGGCATGCTTTATTGAGTTATGCACATGGCACAGCTCAGAGTCCGGTGACTCGGTGTGCGTCGCATAAGTACACATCTAAATTCACGGAAGATCGGCAGAGGATGGCTGATAAGTTCACCGGTCTTGACAGCCATCCATTGTCAGGTGATCTTATACATGTcaaacgcctctacaacgaagcACTCGGGATCTCCAAACCCTTCGTTAAGTACGTCTTTCGTTGTAAAGATCAGGCACCATACCGCTCATAGACCAGCCTAAGGACGTCCAGCAAAATAAAACCATTGTTTAGCATGAACTCAGGATATACTGGGTGAAACGAGCGGCCAATTTTCTTCTGCATGATGCCTCCGATGGGACGTGCGAGTGCGACTGACTCTATGTCATGTATACGTTCACGCATGCTCCGCGGCCAAACCCGAGAACGATGCACGGTGTGGCTACAGAGCGTCCAATGCCCGCTTTTTCCCGCCCTTGTGATTTCAACGACATCGTCGACCGTCactaacaatatatatatatatatatatatatatatatatatatataaggtggaGAGGTCCGAGAACTTTGTCTCTGGCCCGCTGGCGATTCCTGGAGCTGTGTAGCAAGACTAAAACACTCGCTGTGATCGGCCCGCACGCTAAGCACGTCGCTAGTTCTAGCACTGAGCGGCGAGCGCAGCTGAGTGGCGGCTTCGGAGGGCAGTGGTGGCACCGCTATTTGCATCCATTGTAAAGCAACGAATTAGCGATCGGAACGCCTTGATTTCTTCGTTGTACAGTCGAATTCGTTGGAGTGGTCTTCGCGAGTGGTCCTCGTATAGGTGTTCACAATACATATATGAAAGCTAGGAATTCGGCCGGGCCACACGGAATCCTTCGTTGTACAGGtgatttcgttgtagtggcgttTGTGGTAGAGCCGTTCGAGTGTATTGGGCCTTAGTTGTGACTGTAAATTCACGTTTCAGGCCACACAGGcttcacttgtttttttttttttttttttcttttttctggacTTAAGGCTGCAAGTAGAGCTGTCCGGTATGCGTTTTGCCTCTTCCCTCTGTCGTCATCAACACCCATCGTGTTCCTCTTTATTTCCCTTATCTCTGTTCACCAGCGTCATGTAGTTGCAGGCTAGTGGAATGTGCCTCAGGCCAACTTCCGTGTCATTCTTATCATTACATTTTTATCTCTCGCTTGGTTACATTGGCATTTTCTATCGTATGCGCGCCGCACCGCCGTGCATCTGTCGTGCACGTGGCGTTTAGCCATGCAACGAAGCAGCCCATGGCGAGCAGAAGAACAACAATCCGAGATTTCAAACTGAGAACGCTAGACCATTGTTTGGAAACATGAGCTCGTCTATGCGCCGGCTGCTGTTGTATAGATTTCTGGCAAGTGTTCTTTTTCGAGCAGGAACGCAAATTTACGAGGATGTCCTCTACAACGTCGTGCACGTCACGTGTTCTTGCTGTTCTAGCATAGGAGCACGCCCTTGAATAGGACGAGGAAGACTAAGAAACACGATGCCTAGCTGCGACGTACACCGTCTGTTTAGCATAAATATCTCGCGAACCACATGCCCCTATTCTCACATTGTTCTAACGCGGTGTAGTAGTTCGCTATTGTATGACCCAAATATAAGGTAATGTTGCTAGCGAGCGACGACAAGACAGAGAAAGGAGGTTCGAGACAATAAGAATCACCCACCCTGCTTTTACGAAACAAGTACAATGTCCGGTACGCCAGCATGTTATTTGGCGAAGTAGACACCAGCGTGCAGAGTACACGGAAGCGGTTTGTGGAGCTGTTTCTAGCTATAATACAAGAAAACGCAATGGTTGACGACAGATGACAAGGCTTGGACGCATCGTACACGCTCCAACAACATGAAATGTTGACGTAAACATACGTGCACAATGGCACATATACGAGTACTTATACGTATGAACAAAAGAACACCGCCTTCGTTGAATACATTGATCATATATTGTCTATCGCGAAACGGTTTGAGAACCTGCTTTTCAGTTTAAACAAAGTTGACCTGATTTTCTGTCACGCTATACGAATTATACCTACGCGCAAACGATAAAAACAAGAGGAAGACAGAGTTCAACGACCGTAGGAAAACGCATTCCTAATAGCGGTGAAAGTAGTAAAAAGCAAAGCTCGTCCTTTATATATATCGAAAAACTATTCCTCATTGAAACAGACTGCCTTTCGATGTCGTGTATACTGTATCTAGTGTTTTCTTTGCACTATTAAAGTGATTGTaggttctcgctttttttttttttttgacaacctCGAAGCCCATATTTTGGCCAGTGTTGCTCAAAGCCCATATTACCTCATCCATGTTGTCGCACTTTGTTTAAGTGTATTTTCGAAGAAGTGCTGCTGATATTATTATGATGTTGTGCGAAttgtaactcccccccccccccccccccccctgttataatgacttgttggcgcttgcggtgcagcataaataaacaaagaaacaaataaataaataaataaataaataaataaccttCGATGACCGTAGAAATACGTATTCTAAATAGTTGCGAACGTAATAAACGCGCCTTGAAGAGGCCCTCACGTGACTGCTTCCTACTTAAAGGAGTGTCCTTCTAGAGGTCGTGCAGCCGCAGTAGGCGTGTCGTCGGCCGTGACGAAGAACTTGGAAGTGGTGGTAGGCTCTTCGAACACGGGTGGCGCTTTTTCATTCGTGGACCTGGATATGTCGCGGTGCAAGTGTTCGGACCCCCTTCTGGTGTTTCTCTCTGCACGGCAGTATTCGCCGTTTTTGTCAAAGGCAGTCATGTACGTTGCCGTGGGTGTCTTGACCGTGAATCTGACGCCGCCGTCTGGAGCAGGTCTAGAAGCCCTCGTCGTGGACCTGGTGCCGCCAATCTGCTCGCCAAGCTCTTTGCCCTGGTCGTCCGCATGAAGATTGCGAGATAAACCTGGGCAACCAACCAGATGGGTGTCTCAAAAGAAGCCCGAGGTAGAGGCTCCGGTGttacaaaaatgtggttgatccctcttatataggaatcggtatagaacacgaaagtgaaacgtgtcttcacagaagtagtgtaatgtttattgcacattgatatataatgtctattggtgttttgtggctaaagcgcccttaggcgttgatgcacccacgctgacgcctggtggcacgtctcctccatcacgactaccaacgtcgatgaccatgagcaaccgtcgtgcatatggaagctgcactacgctgcacacgctagcacaacgcgaaagacgaagcacgtaactgacacactaatacaacgcgcaagacaaagcacgtaactgaatcgtcaccgagtcaaatcagcgcgtacagcgcgtcgtaattgcagcctccgcgatcaacttcagaaacattttcagagctaattgcggaggccacgctccgctgtgctgagtacggtgtggcgttggtagtgcttcttgatgccagcgtcccttcgaatgctggcatcgaggcgtcgtagtgctgagaccaccgaagcgttcactgtcggtgcgcgttagtgtcataatgcagtacttctcttttctgctcgtaggcggcggcaccgccccgagcaagagcgcgggtacacggaggagtgttagatatataaggcgcgtctgtgtagctctctgcaaatgcgtttgtggcgcaatgggttaaacgctcggcgatctatcgtcgcggacagagaggtcgtgggttcgatttccaaattttgcatgtttgtggaactttttcttctggtttctttctttgtattatgttcgtgtacattgtaagctgacgtatttccgctgacggaaatacgtcagtgaagtcttggtggaccccggcataaaacactttcgtgttaaaaaataaaaataaaaataaattttcgcctATGGGGTATACCGGGTGTTCtcgttttattattattgttgctgttgttgttattattattattattattattatttagggttgttcctgggcacgttaaataaacatgattgattgattgattgattgattattattttcattgtttttttactgatattcccctgctgtatttatttttttatgtatAAGTGCGCCAGCAtctagacctcatggttgttcctgggcacgataaataaatgattgattgattgattgattgattgatttttcgACCGTACAGAATTTTTAAgactcgcctgtggcagatagcatatgTCTATTCACTGAGCAGGATTACTGAAAGAAGTAGAAattactttcacgagaaaacGAAATGCATAATGAACGAATTAGCAGATACTCACTAATTCACTCTAATTAATTCCaatatgacacatattgcaatttataaattgcagccggtgagttcacaaggtgtatccacttggaacaaattttcaggcTGACATCtatttcgagatattcatttccaAACTGTggcacgaaatacatgggcatttcagttacttctgtgcttcagtGCATGAAATGGCGCTTTGTTAAAAAAGGGTAAGCGGAACATttgtgcatttttaccgcaagtctCATCACAGATATCTCAAACCCATGTGATCCCCAGGATTTGTTCGAAGTGGATAAGCATTGCAAATTCGCCGGCTACAatatgtaaattgcaatgtgttccgaaaagtaattaactaaacaatgaacaagggatttttgttaattattctatCATGCACTTCGATTtatcgtgcgagtaatgtccaccgcttcgagtaatccagctcaaagactacaattgcgctatctgccacaggcgatttttaaaaattctgtatggtCTAATAAGAAAACCCCGATATATTCAAAGTAGAGTGTATCATACGGAAATGTATGGTACTTATTCAGACGTACCTCTCTTAAGAATGTATTCAAATGTCTTTTTTTAATCTTGATAGGTAATCTGTACTACAGAAACATTGATGGTATTTGTACTACAGATTACCATCGATGTTTTACAGGatcaattaaaattaaattatattatggggttttacgcgccaaaaccacgatctgattatgaggcacgccgtagtgggtgactccggaaatttggaccaccattctttaacgtgcacctaaatctaggtacacgggtgttttcgcatttcgcacccatcgaaatgcggccgctgtggcgtTCTACAGGATCACTCAATATATTCAATATAGAGTATAAGAAAATGGTCATCAAATAAAATGATACGTtgctcaagacgccaccttggaCTACTAATTACCGAATTTTATAGCTGCTAAGCTGTGTTTCGCCATTTACCAGAGAAAAAACACTTTAACCAGTCTACCTTTCCATAAACCTAAAATATTCGAAAGTGCGAAAGTACGTCAAGTTATCAAAGAAGTAATACCACATCCTCAGAGAAAGAGATAAAAGGAGAAGAATGCTCCCAGCGACTCGGCCAATTAAGAAGCCCAAATGAGCTTATTCAGGGAGCAGAGCAGTTTCGTTCACTACCAGCAAATTCCGCCAGGTTGCCCTTCTGAGTGGCGGCTTTTGGCTGCTCTTCTGATTTGCCGTTCTGAGTTGAGGGCCGTTATATCTTCTTCGCTCGAAGGACACACGGTGGTATTCGGTCGCAGTCAAAATGCACTCGTTTACTATAAAGGGGATTAGGGCCTGCAGTCGTTCGATGAGGGGAAATGTTGTTAAGCATTGGTTTCAGGTTGACATCGTTGACTTGCGCACAACACGGACTCAATCATTCGACTTCGTCAGAGTTTGCATATTTCTGTCCAGTACATATGCGatattagagcgaaagctctactacaccatgtctcgcaaggtcattcatcgcgtcgcaatgaccttgagccaccggAGCGCGAGCCTCGCTAGCCGCTCTTCAGTGTTCTCGCACGGCTCGCGCCACACCTGCAACACTTgcggcaggtgtgacgtcacgccacatgatccgctgcggagaggcgacgcagctgcgctcgctcggagcctcgccgctgcggtaccacgtgactcggcgagggtttaacggctacTTCGctggcgcttggtcgctcagtctcgccatggatggcacgCTGGCTGGGTCATCCgcgcgtgcgcttcagcgcaagcgataGTCTGAATCCAATCATGCAGTAGATATAACTAGACGGCAGAggtgaaatctcaagcaaaggcaaagttggctgctgaaacactggagcaaagggaggccagattagcacgttatagagaagcttaccaagcgcggaagcgtgcattaatgaaacgcTCTGTGCATAGTCtatgcaaaaccaagccaaacagacccttcgctcgtgataactaggtttacaagagctaaatctctttcttatttcttgttaGCTTTGTAGTTTTCTGCGGTGCCATATCGTATCCAGGGAATGCACAATTCTTCATATTAACGACCTTCCAGCAACAAAATCTCATAACGGTTTTGTGACGCTGCCGTCGGTATAGTGACAATTGTTTGGGCAGACTAACGGAGCTCACTAGCAGGAACATACAAACTTTCCAGCTCACGGTGCCCTACATCGATTGCGATGCCTCTGTTGATAAATTAGCACAAGAAACACGAAATAAAATGGTTTCATATATGTTGTCGGGGGAATGTTGCAAAAACAGCACAAAGTACGCAGTCGCGTAAATTGGCACATTGGCTTATGTCACCATGCGAATTACCACACCATGCCCCCAACCAGCAACCGAAGTTAAGCGCTGCGCTTGCCATCCCACTTATTCAAAACGTTATATAAACTCCAGCTTCGAAAAATCGCGCAAACAAGACCGTATTCTCTATGGGTAGCGTTTCAGAATATTCACGCCAGCGATGAAGCAGTGCTTTTCGTCATCACCACCTTGGTCATTGCGGAGCAAACCCGGGCTTGATGACCCAGGGCTCACTCCTGCGGGAGTTCCTGGAACTGCGGAAGGCGGAGTGGGGATGGAACGCGGTGTGTGCGCTTCGCCGATGCCTTGGGCCTGCATGTCGAGCGTTCGTTCCTGTATCGAGTGCAGCGTCGAGCGGCGACGCGCGTAGGCGGCCTTCCAGGCGGCGATCGGCGACATGGACGCCTGCGATATGCCGCTCGAGTCGTGGTCGCTGCCGGCGTGCGCTGTTGGGGGCTCGCGATCACTGTACTGCTTGAACATGATCAGCACCATCACCTGCGCCGGAGTGGGCCATCGTCACATAAACAGCCGTCGGTGTAGCAAAAACTTGGGCCGAATTTCCACCGTATCACGGTGTTTATCATTGTGTGTTAGGTAGACGCCGTCATGTGGCATTGTCGCGTGTCAAGAGAGAAGGTCACAAAGACTCGTTGAGGAGCTCTTAAGCTATTCAGCCAGAGCGCAGCATACTGTTACAACGTAGTCCGCTAATGTCAGGCATGGGTTTTCCTGAATGTgccacacgcacacatgcacgagCATATGTTCGCACGCAACACTCGGGGCTTTCTGCCGATGCATAACCGACACAAATCCATGAGTCTGCTGAGGCTACTATTGTGTCTGGTCATCCTCACAATTGCAATGATTACCAGTCATGGACATGATGTTATGTCATGGTCACCCTTCGCTCATGGGTACACCTTCCACTTTGCCCGGACATCCAAGAAACATTCTCTGAGAGCGTGCTTCTGTGTAGAAGCATGAGTGACCGTAGCTCGCAATCTCTAGAAACTCATAATCTTTGCGCCCTTTCCCTTTCATCCATATAGTCAATACCAATGGACGATCGTATACAAAGAGAGAAGTGAACATGTTAAGCAGGCATGCAACTcacacagatagagagagaaagaggagatTAACGACTGATTGATGACCTAACGGCCCAAAACAGCACTGGTCAGCTATGAGAGAAACCCTAGCGCAAGACTCGGGCTTAGTCTCCGGAGAGAATTAGACTTGTGATCTATAGTGATTGTGATCAGAAAATCGTAGGCAATGAACCCCTGAAGAGGGTAGTGGGAGAGGGAAGAGTAAACGGCGAACAGAAGGAGGGACGTTACGCTCCCGTTAAACAGTAAAGGAACACAAACTAAATAATGACCCTGACCGGTAAGCATTGCAATTGTGAGGATAATCAGACACAATCGACCCACTAATCTGACATTCACAGGTGAAACCAGCCTGTCCTCGCGGCCGGCTCCtgttaaccacgaaactgtttgTAAGTCTGGCTACGCTGGGGAACTCCTTTCTCAAACCATTTCAACGTAATTTATGCCTAAAATCCAGTTAACGTACGTGCTTAACGTGTTACCATTGCGAGTGTCTCTCCGGCATCGCTTCAACGCCCAAATTAAAGACTCTCTCCAGATTCTGTTTCTCTTGTGGTCAAATTATCATATGCAACTCGGCTACTTACCTTAAATATCGCCACTAGAAGAATTTGAGGAAGTGACGGCTTCGAGTGGATTTTCTGCAAGAAGACAGTATTAGGCTAATTTTAGGTTCACTTCAATACCTAAACTCATCAGCCTTGAGTTAGTTGCACACGTAACCTTTATGCGTTACGCGATGTATGGTAGGCTAAATATTGATGCCATTTTCGCATTTTCCAACACAGATAAACCACATAAGGTATCAGCGCTTCTCGTCTATAGGCAACGACGGGGTGAActactttttttaatgtaacaaCGTGGGTGACCAGAAAACATAATGCCAACAGACAGGAAGCCTGGGCGTGCGCAAGTGGCCTGGATCTCCACCACTCCATGGAGGGGCCGGTGATGCAATCTGCATGCTGTTCTAAGTATAATCACGTGATGACGGCTCGCCGAGTTCTTCTCTGTTCGCACTTCGTAAGTTTCACTATCTGCCATAAAGTGATTAGTTTGAAAGTTAATTAATTAAAATTTGTAATTATTCATTTATGTGGTCGGATTTCTCATTCGAGGAATATCTGTCTCTTCAAGTAATCCCGGTCAATAAGTAGAATGCAACCTGCAATTTTTGAAAAAAAGCTTTCCGGAGATGAAAATAAGATAAGCAGATCCAACACACACCTTGAAATCTATCTGAAGCGAAACtatcgtgaagcggttaatcaaatgctataaatgCGCACATTTAATTTCCGCGCATTTGGCGCAAAGGAAACTGGCGCTCACGCACGCGCGCTTGCACACCCGTGCTgcgcaatgtgacacacgcggtGATAATTTCAAAAAGTTAGTTGGCGTTGACACTATGTAAGTACACGTGTGATTGGgtcctaatggttagagcaccgggcttcTGTGCTCGAGgaccgaggttcgatcccaccatcgagTATTTAATTCAATTTGTTAGGTATGATCTATTCGGCAAGACAACATcagcacccagcagccacggtcaggaacaTCCGAGAGGGTtcagaaagaacgcttcgctGTAAGAATATCACCTGGTATATACTGGCCTCGTAAAACGCACGAGTTAGACGTCACCGCTTTATTAAAATCGTGCATTTTTAAAACATTCGTTGACAGGAATCTTTTTTGAATGACTGCAATATGACGATATTTATTGTCTTGCCGGAGCGTGTGGGTTGGTGCGTACGCTTATGCGACGACGTGTGTAGCCTTCTTTGGTGGGCCGCTTCGTAACTCAGTGCATCGGAATTCCAGTAACAGGCGATCATCGCGAAGAGGCCGACACATACACGTAATTCCGCGCACTGGCTAACGCCAGAAAAATAATGTGGGCAAAGCAGCAGCGAATGTGGCGTACAGACCTCTGTAAAGGCCAcgaccttacgggggtacgaTTCTCTTGTAGTGATGCGTTCAGTCGTGGTCTCGTAATCCTGCGTAAACCAAGTTGACCTTGTGGCGTATGAGGACTATAATAAATGTCGAGAATTCGACATGTTCGCGTTCAAGGTCAAGTGCACAGGCGACCGCAAGCAGTGTATACCTTACCGAATCAAAGTGGTCACGTCCTACAGGATATCTCTCCATCATGTTCTCTTGCATGTAATCCAACGTTGACGTTGTCTGTAGCGTAAAAAAAAAGGCATCGAATATATAATATGCCGTAATTCCGGTGACATGGGAGTTTCGAATTCTGGCTGTGGTTAAACTACATGCATGTCTATTATAATTATGTGAACAGTAGCGGCACTTCTCGCAGTGTCCTTGGAATGCTTTAGTTGCCTTCTTTGCCTCTTCCCGTGTTTCAATCCTTCATAGTCTGTCCTCGCTTTCGTTGTATCGAAATGTTTTGCATTGCGTCAGAAAAAGAAAGGCAACTACTTTCTTCGGTAGTTTTGCGTAAGAATAGAACACGTGAATAAGGGAGTCAGCGAAAGTATATGATGCAAAGGTGCAGCATAGTTACGCATTTTTGTCCTATAGCATGGCTGTTGTTACAAGCGCTGCAAACGTTCATCCGATCCTGCATGTTTTGAACAGCGCAATTGTTAT is a window of Dermacentor silvarum isolate Dsil-2018 chromosome 4, BIME_Dsil_1.4, whole genome shotgun sequence DNA encoding:
- the LOC125944706 gene encoding uncharacterized protein LOC125944706, which codes for MQENMMERYPVGRDHFDSDYETTTERITTRESYPRKVVAFTEKIHSKPSLPQILLVAIFKVMVLIMFKQYSDREPPTAHAGSDHDSSGISQASMSPIAAWKAAYARRRSTLHSIQERTLDMQAQGIGEAHTPRSIPTPPSAVPGTPAGVSPGSSSPGLLRNDQGGDDEKHCFIAGVNILKRYP